A part of Sulfurifustis variabilis genomic DNA contains:
- a CDS encoding helicase HerA-like domain-containing protein: MAEPLFIGKGRQALHLLPALANRHGLIAGATGTGKTVSLQVLAEGFSRAGVPVFLADVKGDLAGLSQPGSESAKLKERLARLDIEFAPEACPVRFWDVYGELGHPARTTISEMGPLLLGRLLNLNETQEGVLTALFRIADDNGWLLLDLKDLRAMVQFAGDNAKTFTTQYGNISAASIGAIQRALLALESQGAERLFGEPALALDDLIQTEDGRGVVNILAAEKLMQSPKVYATFLLWLLAELFEQLPEVGDREKPRLVFFFDEAHLLFEDAPKALLDKIEQVVRLIRSKGVGVYFVTQSPLDVPQDVLGQLGNRIQHALRAFTPRDQKAVRAAAETFRPNPGLDVSQAITELGVGEALVSLLDEAGSPAMVERALIAPPRSRIGPITTEERRRLIDSSPLRGHYERAADRESAYEILKRRAETPPEQTTSGSRWDELLGGGAAKGGRRREGMAEAMMKSASRAIGSQIGRQIIRGVLGSLLGGKR; encoded by the coding sequence ATGGCCGAGCCGCTGTTTATCGGGAAGGGACGACAGGCACTCCACCTCCTGCCCGCGCTCGCGAACCGTCACGGGCTGATCGCCGGCGCGACCGGGACAGGCAAGACCGTCTCGCTGCAGGTGCTCGCCGAGGGATTTTCGCGCGCCGGGGTGCCGGTCTTTCTCGCCGACGTCAAAGGCGACCTCGCCGGTCTCTCGCAGCCGGGCAGCGAGTCGGCAAAGCTCAAGGAACGGCTCGCGAGGCTCGATATCGAGTTCGCGCCGGAAGCCTGCCCGGTCCGGTTCTGGGACGTCTACGGGGAGCTGGGACATCCGGCGCGCACGACCATCTCCGAGATGGGGCCGCTCCTCCTCGGGCGGCTGCTCAATCTGAACGAAACCCAGGAGGGTGTCCTCACCGCCCTCTTCCGCATCGCCGACGACAACGGCTGGCTGCTGCTCGATCTCAAGGACTTGCGCGCGATGGTGCAGTTCGCCGGCGACAACGCCAAGACCTTCACCACGCAATACGGCAACATCTCCGCGGCCTCGATCGGCGCGATTCAGCGCGCGCTGCTGGCGCTCGAGTCGCAGGGCGCCGAGCGCCTCTTCGGCGAACCCGCGCTCGCGCTCGACGACCTGATCCAGACCGAGGACGGCCGCGGCGTCGTCAACATCCTCGCCGCCGAAAAGCTCATGCAGTCGCCGAAGGTCTACGCGACGTTCCTGCTGTGGCTGCTCGCCGAGCTCTTCGAGCAGCTTCCCGAGGTCGGCGACCGCGAGAAGCCCAGGCTCGTCTTCTTTTTCGACGAGGCGCATCTGCTGTTCGAGGATGCGCCCAAGGCGCTGCTCGACAAGATCGAGCAGGTGGTGCGCCTCATCCGCTCAAAGGGCGTCGGCGTGTACTTCGTCACGCAGAGCCCGCTCGACGTGCCGCAGGACGTGCTCGGCCAGCTCGGCAACCGCATCCAGCACGCCCTGCGCGCCTTCACGCCCAGGGACCAGAAGGCGGTGCGGGCGGCGGCCGAGACGTTCCGGCCGAATCCCGGCCTGGACGTTTCGCAGGCGATCACCGAGCTCGGAGTCGGCGAGGCGCTCGTATCGCTGCTCGACGAGGCAGGCTCGCCCGCGATGGTCGAGCGGGCCCTGATCGCACCGCCGCGAAGCCGGATCGGGCCGATCACGACCGAGGAGCGCCGGCGCCTGATCGACTCCTCGCCGCTGCGGGGTCACTACGAGCGCGCGGCGGATCGCGAGTCGGCCTACGAGATCCTCAAACGCCGCGCGGAGACACCGCCGGAGCAGACCACGAGCGGCAGCAGATGGGACGAGCTGCTGGGCGGCGGCGCGGCGAAAGGCGGGCGACGGCGCGAGGGGATGGCGGAGGCGATGATGAAGAGCGCATCGCGCGCGATCGGGAGCCAGATCGGCCGGCAGATCATCCGCGGCGTGCTTGGCTCCTTGCTCGGCGGCAAGCGGTAG
- the glcF gene encoding glycolate oxidase subunit GlcF: MQTALAEFIRGTDTGREADRILRACVHCGFCNATCPTYQVLGDELDGPRGRIYLMKQVLEGHAPTAKTQLHLDRCLTCRNCEVTCPSGVQYGRLLDIGRELVERQVERNWFDRLRRRLLRAVIAHPGRFTPLVRLGRLVRPFVPGALRRAIPAPRPARAWPVPAHARRMLVLEGCAQPGIAPNINAAAARVLDRLGISLTAAEEAGCCGALSHHTSAMEEGLEFARRNIDAWWPHVEAGVEAIVMTASGCGVHVKEYGRLLADDPAYATKAARVAALTRDLSEVLAGEPVVAALRLSAHQGKIAFHAPCSLQHGQRLSGVVENLLRRLGFVLTAVPDAHLCCGSAGTYSILHPAIARELRDNKVRSLESGAPTLIATANVGCLAHIQGGTGVPVRHWIELVDEALSP, translated from the coding sequence ATGCAGACCGCCCTCGCCGAATTCATCCGCGGCACCGATACGGGCCGCGAGGCGGACCGCATCCTGCGGGCCTGCGTCCATTGCGGCTTCTGCAACGCGACGTGTCCCACCTACCAGGTCCTGGGTGACGAGCTCGACGGGCCGCGCGGGCGCATCTACCTGATGAAGCAGGTCCTCGAAGGCCACGCGCCCACCGCGAAGACGCAACTGCATCTCGACCGCTGCCTCACCTGTCGCAACTGCGAGGTGACCTGTCCGTCCGGGGTACAGTACGGCCGGCTCCTCGACATCGGCCGCGAGCTCGTGGAGCGGCAGGTGGAACGGAACTGGTTCGATCGCCTGCGCCGGCGGCTGCTGCGCGCGGTGATCGCTCACCCCGGCCGGTTCACGCCGCTCGTGCGTTTGGGGCGGCTCGTACGACCGTTCGTGCCCGGCGCTCTGCGTCGCGCCATTCCCGCGCCGCGCCCGGCGCGCGCGTGGCCCGTGCCCGCACACGCACGGCGGATGCTCGTGCTCGAGGGCTGCGCGCAGCCCGGCATCGCGCCGAACATCAACGCCGCCGCTGCGCGGGTGCTGGATCGCCTCGGCATCAGTCTGACGGCGGCGGAGGAGGCCGGCTGCTGCGGCGCGCTCTCGCATCACACGTCGGCGATGGAGGAAGGTCTGGAGTTCGCCCGCCGCAACATCGACGCCTGGTGGCCGCACGTCGAGGCCGGCGTGGAGGCAATCGTGATGACCGCGAGCGGATGCGGGGTTCACGTGAAGGAGTACGGGCGGCTGCTCGCGGACGACCCGGCCTACGCGACGAAGGCCGCACGCGTGGCGGCCCTCACTCGCGACCTGAGCGAGGTGCTCGCCGGAGAGCCCGTCGTCGCGGCGCTACGCCTCTCCGCGCACCAGGGAAAGATCGCCTTTCACGCGCCGTGCTCGCTACAGCACGGACAACGGTTGTCCGGCGTCGTCGAAAATCTGCTGCGCCGACTCGGCTTCGTGCTGACGGCGGTGCCGGACGCGCACCTGTGCTGCGGCTCTGCCGGCACGTACTCCATCCTGCATCCGGCGATCGCACGCGAGCTTCGCGACAACAAGGTGCGGTCGCTCGAGTCGGGCGCCCCGACGCTGATTGCCACCGCGAACGTCGGTTGCCTCGCACACATCCAGGGGGGCACCGGCGTTCCCGTGCGTCATTGGATCGAGCTCGTGGACGAGGCGCTCTCGCCGTAG
- a CDS encoding pyridoxal-phosphate-dependent aminotransferase family protein, with translation MSTRSFNPPVRTLMGPGPSDVHPRVLAAMARPTIGHLDPAFVAMMEETKALLQYAFQTQNAFTFPVSGPGSAGMETCFVNLVEPGDKVIVCQNGVFGARMKENVVRAGGEPIVVEDNLGEPIDPGKVEDALKKHRGVTLVAFVHAETSTGVESDAQALARIAHQHGAATIVDAVTSLGGSPLSVDAWGLDAVYSGSQKCLSCTPGLSPVTFSERAAEKIKKRKSPVQSWFLDLTLVMGYWGTGKRTYHHTAPINPLYGLHEALVLLKEEGLEASWARHRQQYEALRAGIEAMGLSYLVKEPHRLPQLNAIRVPEGVDDATVRSKLLHDYNIEIGGGLGALAGKLWRIGLMGHGANPKNVMSCLGALDAVLAELRAPIQEGAAVTAAQKAFA, from the coding sequence ATGTCGACGCGATCCTTCAATCCGCCGGTCCGCACGCTCATGGGGCCCGGCCCTTCGGACGTGCATCCGCGTGTCCTGGCCGCCATGGCGCGCCCGACCATTGGACACCTCGATCCCGCGTTCGTTGCCATGATGGAGGAGACGAAGGCGCTGCTGCAGTACGCGTTCCAGACCCAGAACGCCTTCACGTTTCCGGTGTCCGGCCCCGGCTCCGCCGGCATGGAGACCTGCTTCGTCAATCTCGTCGAGCCCGGCGACAAGGTGATCGTCTGCCAGAACGGCGTATTCGGGGCGCGCATGAAGGAGAACGTCGTGCGCGCCGGAGGCGAGCCCATCGTCGTCGAGGACAACCTCGGCGAGCCCATCGATCCGGGCAAGGTGGAGGACGCGCTCAAGAAGCACCGTGGCGTCACGCTCGTCGCCTTCGTGCACGCCGAGACGTCGACCGGCGTCGAATCGGACGCGCAGGCGCTCGCGCGGATCGCACACCAGCACGGCGCCGCGACGATTGTGGACGCCGTCACCTCGCTCGGCGGCTCCCCGCTGAGCGTCGACGCCTGGGGGCTCGACGCGGTCTACTCCGGATCGCAGAAATGCCTGTCGTGCACTCCGGGCCTCTCGCCCGTCACCTTCAGCGAGCGGGCGGCCGAAAAGATCAAGAAGCGAAAGAGCCCGGTGCAGAGCTGGTTTCTCGACCTCACCCTCGTCATGGGCTACTGGGGCACGGGCAAACGCACCTATCACCACACGGCGCCGATCAATCCGCTCTACGGCCTGCACGAGGCGCTCGTACTGCTGAAGGAGGAAGGGCTCGAGGCCTCCTGGGCGCGTCACCGCCAGCAGTACGAGGCCCTGCGCGCAGGCATCGAGGCGATGGGCCTCTCGTACCTGGTGAAGGAACCGCACCGCCTTCCGCAACTGAATGCGATCCGGGTACCCGAGGGCGTCGACGACGCGACGGTACGGAGCAAGCTGCTCCACGACTACAATATCGAGATTGGCGGAGGTCTCGGTGCGCTTGCCGGCAAGCTCTGGCGCATCGGACTCATGGGCCACGGGGCGAACCCGAAGAACGTGATGTCCTGCCTCGGCGCGCTCGACGCCGTCCTGGCGGAGCTGCGCGCCCCGATCCAAGAAGGCGCCGCCGTCACCGCCGCCCAGAAAGCGTTCGCCTAG
- a CDS encoding four-carbon acid sugar kinase family protein translates to MAAGKIVVLDDDPTGSQTVHGCLLLTRWDAATLREALADASPLFFVLTNTRGMDAARASAVTREVCVNLREALAGSDATPILVSRSDSTLRGHYPVETDVIAEVLGPFDAHFLVPAFFEGGRITRDSVHYVRMDGRDVPAHETEFARDSVFGYRTSYLPDYVEEKTRGRIPAVRVHRFLLDDVRSGAYPRLMSLHGNACAVVDAEQQADLDRFAADLRSAVNQGKRFLFRSAASLLTALAGLPPQPVAPEAMWTYVRGRRPGAVLVGSHVSKTTRQLERLLRIPGIVPVEADVERLPADRPALLAEVIARAADAHAGQQTPVIYTSRTEKYFSDRQARLAFGESVSAFLTDVVRGLPRTLGYLISKGGITSNDVLAHGLALRTARVLGQILPGCSIVRCPADHPRFPDLPVVVFPGNVGDDDGLATVHRRLTGQPDRE, encoded by the coding sequence ATGGCCGCCGGCAAGATCGTCGTTCTCGACGACGACCCGACGGGTTCGCAGACGGTTCACGGCTGCCTGCTGCTCACGCGCTGGGACGCGGCGACATTGCGCGAGGCGCTCGCGGATGCATCCCCGCTCTTCTTCGTGCTCACCAACACGCGCGGCATGGATGCCGCGCGCGCCTCCGCCGTCACGCGCGAGGTGTGCGTGAACCTCAGGGAGGCGCTCGCCGGCTCGGATGCGACGCCGATCCTCGTCAGCCGCTCGGACTCCACGCTGCGCGGACACTACCCGGTGGAGACGGATGTCATCGCCGAGGTGCTCGGCCCCTTCGACGCGCACTTTCTCGTGCCGGCATTCTTCGAGGGCGGGCGCATCACGCGCGATAGCGTGCACTATGTCCGCATGGACGGGCGCGACGTGCCCGCGCACGAGACCGAGTTCGCGCGGGACTCGGTCTTCGGGTACCGCACGAGCTACCTTCCGGACTACGTCGAGGAGAAGACGCGCGGGCGCATCCCGGCGGTGCGCGTGCACCGCTTCCTGCTCGACGATGTGCGCTCCGGCGCGTACCCGCGACTCATGTCGCTGCACGGCAACGCATGCGCGGTCGTCGACGCGGAGCAACAGGCGGATCTCGACCGGTTCGCGGCCGATCTGCGTTCCGCCGTGAACCAGGGGAAGCGATTCCTCTTCCGCAGCGCGGCGAGCCTGCTCACCGCGCTCGCCGGACTGCCGCCGCAGCCCGTCGCCCCCGAAGCCATGTGGACCTACGTGCGCGGGCGCCGCCCGGGCGCCGTCCTGGTCGGCTCGCACGTTTCGAAGACGACGCGCCAGCTCGAGCGGCTGCTCCGGATTCCGGGCATCGTCCCCGTGGAGGCGGACGTGGAACGACTGCCCGCCGATCGTCCGGCGCTGCTCGCCGAGGTCATCGCGCGGGCGGCGGACGCGCATGCCGGCCAACAGACTCCCGTGATCTACACCAGCAGGACGGAAAAGTACTTTTCCGACCGGCAGGCCCGGCTGGCGTTCGGCGAATCGGTCTCCGCGTTCCTGACGGACGTGGTCCGGGGACTGCCGCGGACGCTGGGATACCTGATCAGCAAGGGCGGCATTACCTCGAACGACGTGCTCGCCCACGGGCTCGCCCTGCGCACGGCCCGGGTGCTCGGGCAGATCCTGCCCGGCTGCTCCATCGTGCGCTGCCCGGCCGATCACCCCCGCTTTCCCGATCTTCCGGTCGTCGTTTTCCCCGGCAACGTCGGCGACGACGACGGACTGGCCACGGTTCATAGACGCCTAACGGGCCAGCCGGACCGCGAGTGA
- a CDS encoding COX15/CtaA family protein → MFRNKSRPARFFRTALAAVCFAFVAVVFGAYVRLTEAELGCPAGPACAGRAQAPLAARQATAARTPAKRAWKDMVSRYIAGALGLLLIRLAVLGWQLRRRPNQQVLIPALTLFLVFGLTALGVATVDFQYKPIVMMIQILGGLLVLALLWWIVLREQRLFRSVTASSLTRRLRPRAVFALLLGVLAIVLGGWSMVNYAVLACPDFPTCQGEYLPVMDLVDGLTLWREVGIEYEADSLGLPAATAIHFAHRVGALLALLYPGWLALHLLRVGHEENLCRYGLLVLLMLSFATALGVMAVVGGLALPTAVGHSAAAALLLMSLITLYHVLRPRPIERK, encoded by the coding sequence ATGTTCCGCAACAAGAGCCGTCCCGCACGCTTCTTCCGCACGGCGCTCGCCGCCGTGTGCTTCGCCTTCGTCGCGGTCGTGTTCGGCGCCTACGTGCGCCTCACCGAAGCCGAGCTCGGGTGCCCGGCCGGTCCCGCGTGCGCCGGCCGCGCACAGGCGCCTCTGGCCGCCCGGCAGGCGACGGCCGCGCGCACTCCGGCGAAACGCGCGTGGAAGGACATGGTATCCCGCTATATCGCGGGCGCCCTCGGCCTGCTGCTCATCCGTCTCGCGGTGCTCGGCTGGCAGCTCCGCCGCCGCCCCAATCAGCAGGTGCTGATCCCCGCACTCACCCTGTTCCTCGTCTTCGGACTCACCGCGCTCGGCGTCGCGACGGTCGATTTCCAGTACAAACCCATCGTGATGATGATCCAGATCCTCGGCGGCCTGCTGGTGCTCGCGCTCCTGTGGTGGATCGTGCTGCGCGAGCAGCGCCTGTTTCGCTCGGTGACGGCCTCGTCGCTGACCCGCCGGCTCCGTCCGCGCGCGGTCTTCGCGCTGCTGCTGGGTGTTCTGGCGATCGTTCTCGGCGGCTGGTCGATGGTGAACTACGCCGTGCTGGCCTGCCCTGATTTCCCGACGTGCCAGGGCGAGTACCTGCCTGTGATGGACCTCGTCGACGGCCTGACGCTGTGGCGGGAGGTAGGTATCGAGTACGAGGCGGACAGTCTGGGCCTTCCGGCGGCCACGGCCATCCATTTCGCGCACCGTGTGGGCGCGCTGCTGGCGCTGCTCTACCCGGGGTGGCTGGCCCTGCACCTGCTGCGCGTCGGCCACGAGGAGAACCTCTGCCGCTATGGTCTGCTGGTGCTACTGATGCTATCGTTCGCGACCGCCTTGGGCGTCATGGCGGTTGTCGGCGGGCTCGCCCTCCCGACGGCCGTGGGCCACAGTGCGGCGGCGGCCCTGCTCCTGATGAGCCTCATTACCCTTTACCACGTGCTGCGCCCGCGACCGATCGAACGCAAATGA
- a CDS encoding FAD-linked oxidase C-terminal domain-containing protein — MTPDAKRSLVAALQAFLPANAVLHEDEDLRPYECDGLSAYRRLPLIVVLPSTVDQVARVLTLCRQHEVPVVARGAGTGLSGGALPLSNGVLLSLAKFRRILAIDPVNRMARVEPGVRNLAISEAAGAYGLYYAPDPSSQIACSIGGNVAENAGGVHCLKYGLTVHNVLALKFLTIDGDLVTVGSQGLDGPGYDLLALLTGSEGMLGVIVEVTVKLLPRPERAQVALGAFASVEDAGEAVAAIIASGFIPGGLEMMDGLAIRAAEDYLHAGYPVDAAAILLCELDGTSEEVADGVARVREIMERARATEVRTSRNETERLAFWAGRKAAFPAVGRLSPDYYCMDGTIPRKHLARVLTRISALSREYGLPVANVFHAGDGNLHPLILYDANKPGDLERTEELGGRILEECIAVGGTITGEHGVGVEKIGQMCLQFSPAELNQFHAVKAAFDSQGLLNPGKAVPTLVRCAELGAMHVHQGALPFPELERF; from the coding sequence ATGACGCCGGACGCGAAGCGCTCGCTGGTCGCGGCGCTGCAGGCGTTCCTGCCCGCGAATGCCGTACTGCACGAGGACGAGGACTTGCGACCGTACGAATGCGACGGGCTGTCCGCGTACCGCCGGCTGCCGCTCATCGTCGTGCTTCCGAGCACGGTGGACCAGGTGGCGCGCGTGCTCACGCTGTGCCGCCAGCACGAGGTTCCCGTGGTCGCCCGCGGAGCGGGCACCGGGCTTTCCGGCGGTGCGTTGCCGCTCTCGAACGGGGTGCTCCTCTCGCTCGCGAAGTTCAGGCGCATTCTCGCCATCGACCCGGTCAACCGGATGGCGCGCGTGGAGCCCGGCGTGCGGAACCTCGCCATCTCCGAGGCCGCCGGCGCATACGGGCTCTACTATGCGCCTGATCCCTCCTCGCAGATCGCCTGCTCGATCGGGGGCAACGTCGCCGAGAACGCCGGCGGAGTGCACTGCCTGAAGTACGGCCTGACCGTGCACAACGTTCTCGCGCTCAAATTCCTGACGATCGACGGCGACCTGGTCACCGTGGGCAGCCAGGGTCTCGACGGCCCGGGCTACGATCTTCTCGCTCTCCTGACCGGTTCCGAAGGCATGCTCGGCGTGATCGTCGAGGTCACCGTGAAGCTCCTGCCCCGGCCCGAGCGCGCCCAGGTGGCGCTCGGTGCCTTCGCGAGCGTGGAGGATGCGGGCGAGGCGGTGGCCGCCATCATCGCCTCCGGCTTCATACCCGGTGGGCTCGAGATGATGGACGGTCTCGCGATTCGGGCGGCGGAGGACTACCTCCACGCCGGTTACCCCGTCGACGCCGCGGCGATCCTGCTGTGCGAGCTGGATGGAACGTCCGAGGAGGTGGCCGACGGCGTCGCGCGCGTCCGTGAAATCATGGAGCGCGCACGCGCCACCGAGGTCCGCACATCGCGGAACGAGACCGAACGGCTCGCGTTCTGGGCGGGGCGCAAAGCGGCCTTCCCGGCCGTCGGGCGCCTGTCGCCGGACTACTACTGCATGGACGGCACGATCCCCCGCAAGCATCTGGCCCGCGTGCTCACGCGGATCAGCGCGCTTTCGCGCGAGTACGGTCTCCCGGTCGCGAACGTATTCCACGCAGGCGACGGCAACCTTCACCCGCTGATCCTCTACGACGCGAACAAGCCCGGCGACCTCGAACGCACCGAGGAGCTCGGTGGCCGGATACTCGAGGAGTGCATCGCGGTCGGCGGGACGATCACCGGCGAGCACGGCGTCGGCGTCGAGAAGATCGGCCAGATGTGTCTGCAGTTCTCGCCGGCGGAGCTCAATCAGTTCCACGCGGTCAAGGCGGCGTTCGATTCCCAGGGCCTGCTCAATCCCGGCAAGGCGGTCCCGACGCTGGTGCGCTGCGCGGAGCTCGGCGCCATGCACGTGCACCAGGGGGCGCTTCCCTTCCCCGAGCTCGAGCGGTTCTAG
- a CDS encoding cereblon family protein, translated as MHAFALPWLLFFDPDRESARQRIRASEKAKPRREERLYCVACRHAITRQDERISVQGGIEHIFTNPYGLTFHIACFREAAGCRITGIASAEHTWFPGYRWRIALCAGCDAHLGWLYDSASDRFHGLIIDRLTSRGSAP; from the coding sequence GTGCACGCCTTCGCCCTCCCGTGGCTCCTCTTCTTCGACCCCGATCGGGAATCGGCGCGCCAGCGCATCCGAGCGAGCGAGAAAGCGAAACCGCGGCGCGAGGAGCGCCTTTACTGCGTCGCCTGCCGGCACGCGATTACCAGGCAGGACGAACGCATCAGCGTACAAGGGGGCATCGAGCACATCTTCACCAATCCGTACGGGCTGACCTTCCACATCGCCTGCTTCCGGGAAGCGGCGGGATGCCGCATCACGGGAATCGCGAGTGCCGAGCACACGTGGTTTCCGGGATATCGCTGGCGCATCGCGCTCTGTGCCGGGTGCGACGCGCATCTCGGATGGCTCTACGACTCGGCGTCCGACCGGTTCCACGGTCTGATCATCGATCGCCTGACGTCCCGCGGATCGGCGCCTTAG
- the cyoE gene encoding heme o synthase, which yields MKPVEKPVSCDIARGAPAVPRDLRLLAREYFELTKPRVVALIVFTAVVGMFLSSPSVFLPLGPFVFGTLGIALAAGSAAAFNHVLDQRADAVMNRTRARPLPTGQLTAREAFVFAVALGIASMAILALGVNTLTAVLTFFSIIGYSVIYTVWLKHTTPQNIVIGGAAGAAPPILGWTAITGQVHPDALLLFLIIFTWTPPHFWALALYRREEYAKVRIPMLPVTHGVEFTKLQILLYTILLTAATVLPFATRMSGWLYLAGALALDARFLLYAWRLYRNYSDGLARRTFGYSIQYLALLFALLLVDHYSAQIREALQSALY from the coding sequence ATGAAGCCCGTCGAAAAGCCCGTCTCCTGCGATATCGCGCGCGGCGCTCCGGCCGTCCCGCGGGACCTCCGGCTGCTCGCCCGCGAGTACTTCGAGCTGACCAAGCCGCGGGTGGTGGCGCTCATCGTCTTCACCGCCGTCGTGGGAATGTTCCTGTCCTCGCCGAGTGTCTTTCTGCCGCTCGGGCCGTTCGTTTTCGGCACGCTCGGCATCGCCCTGGCCGCCGGTTCGGCCGCCGCCTTCAACCACGTGCTGGATCAGCGGGCGGACGCCGTGATGAACCGCACCCGGGCGCGCCCGCTGCCGACCGGCCAGCTCACCGCGCGGGAAGCCTTCGTCTTCGCCGTGGCGCTCGGAATCGCTTCCATGGCGATCCTCGCGCTCGGCGTGAACACGCTGACGGCGGTGCTGACGTTCTTCTCGATCATCGGCTACTCGGTGATCTACACCGTCTGGCTCAAGCACACCACGCCGCAGAACATCGTCATCGGCGGGGCCGCCGGCGCGGCGCCGCCCATCCTCGGCTGGACCGCGATCACCGGGCAGGTCCACCCGGACGCGCTGCTGCTCTTTCTCATCATCTTCACGTGGACGCCCCCGCACTTCTGGGCATTGGCGCTCTACCGGCGGGAGGAGTACGCGAAGGTGCGCATCCCGATGCTGCCGGTGACCCACGGCGTGGAGTTCACGAAGCTCCAGATCCTGCTCTACACGATCCTGCTGACCGCCGCGACGGTGCTGCCGTTCGCGACCCGCATGAGCGGCTGGCTTTACCTCGCCGGGGCGCTGGCGCTCGATGCGCGGTTCCTCCTTTACGCGTGGCGGCTCTACCGGAACTACAGCGACGGGCTCGCCCGCCGCACCTTCGGCTACTCCATCCAGTACCTCGCGCTTCTCTTCGCGTTGCTCCTGGTCGACCACTACAGCGCGCAAATCCGCGAAGCGCTCCAGTCCGCGCTCTACTGA
- the glcE gene encoding glycolate oxidase subunit GlcE yields the protein MATNADRSGELTEAIRAATSPLQLLGGGTKRFYGRQIDGHALHVAGHCGIVSYEPTELVISARAGTPLAHIESTLARSNQMLGFEPPRFGEAATLGGTVACGLSGPRRPYAGSARDFVLGVKIVNGKGERMAFGGQVMKNVAGYDVSRLMVGALGTLGLLLEISLKVLPQPERELTLGYALPLGEALARIASWSGKPLPLSAACHVNDTLYIRLSGSDSAVAAARAALGGEEIPRGTDFWTELREHRLPFFREDEPLWRVSVPPAAHLSIAGEWLIDWGGAQRWLKTSLPATEIWRAAEHAGGHATLFRGGDRAGEVFHPLSPVLARLHRNLKHAFDPAGILNPGRYTTAW from the coding sequence GTGGCGACCAACGCCGACCGCAGCGGAGAGCTGACGGAAGCGATCCGGGCCGCGACGAGCCCCCTGCAGCTGCTCGGCGGCGGCACCAAGCGCTTCTATGGACGTCAGATCGACGGGCACGCCCTGCACGTGGCCGGCCATTGCGGCATCGTGTCGTACGAGCCCACGGAGCTCGTCATCAGCGCCCGAGCGGGCACCCCGCTTGCGCACATCGAATCCACCCTCGCCCGGAGCAACCAGATGCTCGGCTTCGAGCCGCCGCGGTTCGGCGAGGCCGCGACGCTCGGCGGCACGGTCGCGTGCGGGCTGTCGGGACCCCGACGGCCCTATGCCGGGAGCGCCCGTGACTTCGTCCTCGGCGTGAAAATTGTCAACGGCAAGGGCGAGCGCATGGCGTTCGGGGGGCAGGTCATGAAGAACGTCGCGGGCTACGACGTCTCCCGGCTGATGGTCGGGGCGCTCGGCACTCTGGGCCTCCTGCTGGAGATCTCGCTCAAGGTCCTGCCGCAGCCTGAACGCGAGCTCACCCTCGGATACGCATTGCCCCTCGGCGAGGCACTGGCGCGCATCGCCTCGTGGTCCGGCAAACCCCTCCCGCTGTCTGCGGCCTGCCACGTCAACGATACCTTATATATACGGCTCTCGGGCTCGGACAGCGCGGTCGCCGCCGCGCGGGCTGCGCTCGGAGGGGAAGAGATTCCGCGAGGCACGGATTTCTGGACGGAACTGCGTGAACACCGTCTCCCGTTCTTTCGCGAGGACGAGCCCTTGTGGAGGGTGTCGGTCCCGCCCGCCGCGCACCTGTCCATCGCCGGCGAGTGGCTGATCGACTGGGGCGGCGCGCAGCGCTGGCTGAAAACCTCCCTTCCGGCGACCGAAATCTGGCGGGCGGCCGAGCACGCCGGTGGACACGCCACGCTGTTTCGCGGCGGCGATCGTGCGGGGGAGGTGTTCCATCCGCTCTCACCGGTGCTTGCGCGCCTGCACAGGAATCTGAAGCACGCCTTCGATCCAGCCGGCATCCTCAATCCCGGCCGCTACACGACCGCGTGGTGA
- a CDS encoding SCO family protein, with translation MRSAGQPVDRRRGRWVLVLLALLFLSGIIASFVLVETGWRPTKTKNYGELVQPARPIDDVGLVRLGGGALRFAELQGKWTLVYFGSAECPKPCIDNLYKMRQITAAQGKEAHRVQRLFVLTDARGLDGLHEKLKDYPGMEVVTGDPEEVRRLAEQFRLPAGSPSDGLQRVYVVDPLGNLMMSYPADADPRGMNKDLGFLLKASQIG, from the coding sequence ATGAGATCGGCCGGACAGCCTGTCGACCGGCGACGCGGACGCTGGGTGCTCGTCCTGCTGGCGCTGCTGTTCCTCTCCGGCATCATCGCTTCGTTCGTGCTGGTCGAGACCGGTTGGCGTCCCACCAAGACCAAGAACTACGGCGAGCTGGTGCAGCCCGCGCGCCCGATCGATGACGTCGGGCTCGTGCGCCTCGGTGGCGGCGCGTTGCGGTTCGCCGAGCTGCAGGGCAAGTGGACCCTCGTGTATTTCGGATCGGCCGAATGCCCGAAGCCGTGCATCGACAATCTTTACAAGATGCGCCAGATCACGGCGGCGCAGGGAAAGGAGGCGCACCGCGTCCAGCGCCTGTTCGTGCTCACCGACGCCCGTGGCCTGGACGGGCTTCATGAGAAGTTGAAGGACTACCCGGGAATGGAGGTCGTCACCGGCGATCCGGAAGAGGTCCGGCGTCTGGCCGAGCAGTTTCGTCTGCCGGCCGGGAGTCCGTCCGACGGGCTGCAACGCGTTTACGTGGTCGATCCGTTGGGCAACCTGATGATGAGCTATCCGGCCGACGCCGATCCCCGGGGCATGAACAAGGACCTGGGATTCCTGCTCAAGGCCTCGCAGATCGGCTGA